The sequence below is a genomic window from Methylotuvimicrobium alcaliphilum 20Z.
GTCCAAGACATAATCGCCTTCGGCATTTTCATGTGCGGGCAGTGTGTCGTATTTCCAGCGGCAGGAATTGGTGCAAGTACCCTGATTTGGGTCGCGGTGGTTAAAATATCCGGACAGCAAGCAGCGGCCCGAATAGGCAATGCATAGGGCGCCATGCACGAAGACTTCCAGTTCCATGTCCGGGCATTCCTGACGGATTTCGGCAATTTCATCGAGCGACAACTCCCGGGACAGAATAATGCGTTTTACCCCGATGGTTTGCCAAAATTTGACCGTGGCATAGTTGACGGTATTGGCTTGCACGGATAAATGCACCGGCATTTCCGGCCAATTTTCCCGAACCATCATGATCAAACCGGGATCGGCCATGATCAATGCGTCCGGTTTCATCGCGATGATCGGGGCGATGTCGGCTAGGAACGTCTTGATTTTGCTATTATGCGGAATGACATTGGTCGCCAGAAAAAACTTTTTTCCGAGCCGGTGCGCTTCGTCGATGCCTTTGGCTAAGTTGTCGGCAAGAAAGTCGTTATTGCGCACGCGCAGGCTGTATCGCGGTTGGCCGGCATAAACTGCGTCCGCGCCGTAAGCGAAAGCGTAACGCATGTTTTTAAGGGTTCCGGCAGGAGAAAGTAATTCAACGGATTTCATTATTAGGTTGGAGTCGTATAATCAGCGATTGGAAAGGATTCGGTACGGAGCGAATTTGAAAAACGGCGCCGTCGAGTCATGATTCATAATTGACGATATTTTATCACTTAAGTTCTATCCGTCCGCAAATCGTTGTATACCTATCGCACTTCAAACTTCGGCATTAGCGTATGGAGGCGTCGGGGTGTTCGGCAAAGGCTTTGGCAGCATGGATGCTGTCATAGAGCCTACATGGACGTATTCACGGCGTCCTTTGACGGGCACCCCGATGCCGAAATTTGACTAGCAAAGGGTATAATTTACTCGTTAAATCCCGGAAGCGGGGCTTTTTCGATTCCATTGAAGCGGCGAGGAATTTAATGATGGCTTGGTTTTTTGTATTTTTGGCGGCAGTTCTGATTATCGGTAGTGCTTTGATTTTGTTGCGAACCGCCAATATTCCAAGGTTGCCCAAACACGCGAAAGAGGCTTCCCACTTAAGGCGGGACAAAAGCACTAAGGATTAACTGTTCGCCCTGAGCCTTTCGGCTGAGCTCAGGAGAGCCTTGTCGAAGGGTGGATGGTTAATCCGCCCATGGTTCGACAGGCTCACCATGAACGGATTAACCTTAAGCTGTCCCGCGGTAAGTGAGTAGCCGCGACAGATCGTGCTGAGCGGCAAGATGAAGACGGCGGTTAGACATTGCGCCTAGGTGCGCAAATATTCAGCGCGGGGAGACTCTTAAGCTAAAGGTTACCGGCCCGTCATTAACCAACGAGACTTGCATGTCGGCACCGAATTGACCGAATTGAACCTGTGTATGTAGGTCAGCGGCTTTTTTTTGCAAATAATTAAAGAGCGCCAAGCCGTGTTCGGGGGAAGCGCCTCGGCTGAAACTGGGGCGATTGCCGCTGTCGGTGTCTGCCGCCAGCGTGAATTGCGGGACCAATAACAAGCCACCATTAATGTTACGCAGACTTAGATTCATCTTGTCTTCGGCGTCGGCGAAAATGCGGTAGTTAAGGATTCGCTCCAATAAGCGTTCAGCTTCTTTTTCGGTGTCGTTTTTTTCGACCGCGACGAGAGCCAGTATGCCTCGTTCGATCACGCCGATGTCTTGTTGCCGGACAGTCACCTTTGCGCGGGTTACGCGTTGAATAACGGATATCATAGGATGTTTCTGTACAATAGCGTTTTTGGGCACGGAATTATAGCGTTCCGGCTCGATAACGGCTAATCGTTAAATCTTATCAAATCCATGCTTTACGCCTTACTTAAATCGCTCGTTCTAATGCTGGCTATCTCGGCCGTCTACGCCGAGGAAATTTATCGCTGGCAAGATGAAAACGGCAAATTTTATTTTTCGGACAAACGACGAGAAGGCGCCGAGCGTCTTACGATAAAGCCAGGTTATTCTTATCACCGCATTCAGTATGTTTATGACGGCGATACGGTAAAGCTGGTAGACGGCAGAAAAATCCGCTTACTCGGCATCAACACGCCGGAGGTCGAAGGGCGCAATAAAAACGCGGAGGCCGGAGGCGAAGAAGCTAAACGTTGGTTAACTCACGCATTGAAAGGCAAGCGCGTGCGTTTAGTACACGATAGCGAACAAAAGGACAAATACGGACGGACGCTCGCACATTTATTTACCGAGGATGGTCTGCACCTCAATTTAGAGCTGGTTAGATTAGGCTTGGCTGCGCTCAGTATTTTTCCGCCGAATTTGCGTTATAGCGACGAACTGCTCCGCGCCCAAACTGAAGCCGAAAAAAACTCTCGCGGCATCTGGAGACGGCCTGAATACCGAATCAAGCCGGCACCGAGTCTTCGAGCGGGTAATCATAGAGGCTGGCAGCGAATTTCCGGGCGCGTCAAAAAAATCAGAACGACGCGTAAATATGTGTATTTGACGCTTGGCGAGCGCGTCGATTTTCGGATCGAACGGGCCAATCTAGCTTTGTTTCCAAACCCGAGCAGCTATGTCGGCAAAGAAGTTGAAATTCGCGGTTGGCTCAATCGATCCAAGAAACATTTTTCGATGCTGATCCGTCATCCTAGTTCGGTCAAGATGCTCTGAGGAGCAGTACCCCTTAGCTAGGGAATTCAGGATATGGACTTTCGAATTGCCGACACCTTCACCGACAGCCTTGCCAAACTGACCGGTGACGAACAAAAAGCCATTAAAACCACCGTGTTCGATCTACTACTGAATCCGGCAAATCCCGTATACCAAATCAACAAAGGTAAAGATTATGCGCAAACAAACCATCCAATATTCGTCACCGCTCGATGCTTTGATCGAAATTGCCAAACGGCTCAGTATTCTTGAAAGCCAACATCACATGGAATCGGAAGAGTTTTTTTATCGATACAGCCGGGGAGAAATGCCCGACGATGCGGAATTTGTCGAATGGGCCAACGACTATCGGCACTACCTGTATTTGCATCAGGAGCTGGATGTGAAGCTGAAACATGTTGCATGATGCGCTGAAGACTTATCTGGATGTCGTTGAACAGGCGATTCTGTGTTGCGACGGTGTTTATGTCGAACGCTACACGGAGGAAATTTTGACGCCGGAACGCGTCAATTTGCGGATTCGTATGCGATTTGCCAATGGATATTTATTGGAAATTCATGAGGCGGTCATTATTGTCGGTCAACGCCTTACCCATCTGGATTATCGCTATCATTGCCAGGATGCGGAAAACCGTTTGCTGTTTCGTTATGACTGCACGCCGCACTTCCCCGATTTATCCAGTTTTCCGCATCACAAACACTTGCCGGATAGTGTGATCGTTTCCGAGAGAACTGAAATTCCATCTATTTTGCAAGAAATCGTACAGTTACAAGAATAACGAAGCGCGTATGGATTTTCTTAAGGCGCTCAATCGCTGTAAATAATCGATTTGTCCGCTAATTCGCGCAAGGTTTTCAAGCCTTGATCGATAAACAGCCGCGTATCGCTTGCCTGGAATTCGCCGGCGAGTTGCTTTAAGCATGATTCGGCGGTGATTCCCGAGCTATTTTGTACGATCTCCAAAAGCCGATAGGTCGATGGCGTTATTTGCATGAACTTCACGTTATCGTCCGGGGTCCGATAAACGATCAAAAAACTGGGTTGCTCGGGCGCTTCATAAGGAATGAAGTCCGTTGAGATTTGATGAACCGGAAAACGATAGGCTAAAAGCCAAGCCAGTGGCGATAGATATAACGGCGCGGGCCTTAAATCTATCGCCGGCGCAATGATTGCGGGCGCTTCTTCCTTTGCGATTGCCAGCGCCATTTCCACCCATTCGTAATGTGCGAGTTCGAGCAGGAAAGAAAAATCGTCCGGGCACTTGCGTTCGTTTTGCAAATAATCCAAAAATTCTTCGGGGATTTCAGAAAAATAGGGCGTGCTGCTGCGGTGTTCCGAATAAAAATCCCGCGCGAGCCCAAGCCAGCTTTCCTGCGAGAGCAGCGATTTCATTACCGGAAAGTTGCTCGATAAAAAGCTTTCGACATTATTAAAAAACAACTCACGGTACATCGACATACGTTCCGGCGCCACATCGTCCGGAGCCGGGTTTCGGTCGGGATTTCGAATGAAAGCGGCAAATTCTTGCTGTTTGGCTTTGAAGTCGATTTTGGCTTTATGCTGTCCTACGCTCATGTTGAATTTTCCAGGCGTGTTGAATGGCGGCGATCGTTTCGGTTTCCTTGATTAACTCCGGCAGTGGCGGAATATTGAAATCTCGCTCCAGCAAGGTCGGGAATATGCCGTAGAGTTCGTAAGCTTTGCCAAGCAGTTTCCAAACCGGGTCGATGACCGGGGCGCCGTGCGTGTCGACCAAAAAGTCGTCGGCTTCGACATAATGGCCGGCAATATGTGCATAGGCGATTCGCTGCGCAGGTATCGCCTTTAAAAACGTTTCGGCATCGTAGCCGTGATTGACGCTGTTGACATAGATATTGTTGATATCGAGCAAGATGTCGCAATCGGCTTCGTTGACCACGGCAGTGAAAAAATCGATTTCATCCATTTCCCGGCCCGGCGCAGCATAATAGGAAACATTTTCGATCGCGATTTTTTGTTCGAGAATGTCTTGAACGCGGCGAATGCGCGCTGCGGTATGAGTAATCGCTTCTTCGGTAAAAGGAATCGGCATTAGATCGTACAGGTGGCCGTCTTTGCTGCAATAGCTAAGGTGTTCGCTATACAGTTTGATGCCGTGTTCGGTCATGAAGGATTTGACAGCCTTGATAAAGGTTTCATCCAACGGGTCGGTGCTGCCGATCGATAAGGAAAGTCCGTGACAAACGAAGTCGAAACGCTCGGTCATATTGCGTAGTTGCCGCCCGAATTTGCCGCCGATCGTTATCCAGTTTTCGGGAGCGATTTCGTAAAAATCGACTGATGCGGGAGGCGTGTCGACGATGCTATTCAGAAAAGTTCGGCGTAAACCGAGGCCTACGCCACTGACTAGATGTTGAGTCGTGTTCATCGGAACACCTGTTGTTTTTTGCTGGATAGAGGGTGATTGGATCACCCTCTATTAGGACGCAATTGCTTTGTTTGAAGTAAAGCAAAATTTTAATGAAAGCCGTTTTGCTTCATTTTATTTGGTTTTATCGGCATCGCCTTCCGGTTTTGTCATGCCGCCGCATTTGCCTTCTCCGCAAGTCATTTCCTTGCTTGACTTGTCGGCAGCCGGTTTTTCGTCTTTTTTGCCGGCGCATTTGCCTTCTTCCATTTTCGGCGTACTGGTCATGCCGCCGCATTTGCCTTCGCCGCAGGTCATTTCAGCCTCGGCGACCTGCATGTAACCGGAAGAGAGTTCGGTCATGCCGAATGGATTAGCCTCGGCGTGTGCAGTAGATAAAGCGAGAGTAGAAACCATAGCGGTGCCCATTGCTGCAGCGAATGGTGATTTGTTCATTTTTTTCATAATAAATCCCAGTGTGTTTTGGTTGTGGAAAAATCAGATTGATTAATACCTTGTAAGGCTAGCAAAAAAATCTGAATCGTTTATGAATTGCGTTATACCTTTCGCACTTCAAATTTCGGCAGCGCCAGAGGAGGGGGCCTGGGTGTTCGGCAAAGGCTTTGCCAGCATGGAGCTGTGGCATAGAGCCTACATGGACGTATTTACCCAGCACCTAAATTCCATAGCCCATTGGCCATGGTTAATTATCTTGGATAATTTAGATGCTGGGTTCACGGCGTCCTTTGGCGGACACCCAGGCGCCGAATTTTGATCTACGACGGGTATAAGTACAGTATTGCAACATTGCTGCGACAGCGCAGCAACTAGATCAGTTCCTCTTTTTACAATGTTTTGGTGAGGGATGCAAACAACGTAAAAGTTTATTCTAAGAGTGCGATGGATGCTTAGCTATTTTTGATAAGGATACAACGGCTTTTTGCAGGGTCAATAGTTAGCAGTTAGCAGTTAGCAGTTAGCAGTTAGCAGTTAGCAGTTAGCAGTGTGTCACTTTTGTGACTTAATTGAACCCAATAATTTTATTAAACACTCTTCTCCTTGAATTCGCAGAGGTCGGCGATGATGCAATCCTGGCATTTCGGTTTTCTTGCCGTGCAAGTATATCGGCCGTGAAGGATCAGCAGATGATGTGCATCTTTTTTGTGGGCTTTCGGGACGTATTTGTCCAGTTTTCGTTCGACTTCGAGCACGTTTTTTCCAGGGGCGATACGTGTTCTGTTCGCGACTCGGAAGATATGGGTGTCGACTGCAATCGTCGGGTAGCCGAACGCGGTATTCAAAATGACGTTTGCCGTTTTACGGCCGACGCCGGGTAACGCTTCGAGCTCGTCGCGGGTTTGCGGAACCTGGCCATTGTGTTTTTCGAGAACTTGCCGGCACAGTTGAATGATGTTCGCAGCCTTGCTGTTGAACAGCCCGATAGTCTTGATATGTTCTTTTAATCCGGCTTCGCCAAGGTTTAAAATCGATTCGGGCGTATTGGCGATGGGGAATAACTGCGCCGTGGCTTTATTGACACCCTTGTCGGTGGCTTGGGCCGACAATACGACAGCGATAAGCAGTTCGAAGGGCGACGAGTAAGTTAGTTCGGTAGTCGGTTCCGGTATCGCTGCTGCCAGTCTGTCGAAAATTGCCTGACGTTTGGTTTGGTTCACTGTTCCTGGGCGGCTTGAATCGGGATCTGAATATGGGCCGGTTTACGCTGTTCGACCTTGGTATCGATAATATTTTTTAATGCGATCAGCAAGCCGAGGCCGATAAACGCGCCTGGCGGTAAAATTGCCAGCAACATACCGGAATAATCGGTTATCACATCGATTTGCCAGGTTTTAGCCGCTTCGCCGAACATCAATTCGGCCTTCGCGAATAAAGTTCCAGAGCCGATGATTTCACGCAAACTGCCAAGCGTTACTAGAGCAAAGGTAAAGCCAAGGCCCATCGATAGGCCGTCTAAAAAAGCCTTGTCGGCACGTTGCTTTGAAGCATACGCTTCGGCCCGGCCGATGATAGAGCAGTTGGTGACGATCAACGGAATGAAAATGCCGAGGATTTTATAAAGTCCGAAGAACCACGCGTTCATCGCGAGTTCGATCATCGTGACCACGCTGGCGATGACTAGTACGAAAACCGGTAAACGAATTTCGTCGGGAACGAAGTTACGGATCAGTGAGACGACCGTATTCGAAACGACTAAGGTCATCGTCGTGGCAAGGCCAAGTCCGAGGCCGTTAATGATCGTGTTGCTTACGGCAAGTAGTGGGCACAGTCCAAGTAATGCGACGAAGGCTTGGTTATTGAGCCATAAGCCGTCTTTGACAATTTTACTGTATTCGGAGAACATTAATTTCCTCCTTCGGGAGTCGATTCTGTCGTTGAAAAAATCCGGGCCTGGTTATGCTTGAAATAAAGCAGTGCTTTTTTAACTGCTCCTACCACCGCACGCGGCGTGATCGTTGCGCCTGTCAATTGGTCGAAGTGGCCGCCATCGCGCTTAACGTCCCATTGCGATTGGTGAGGCTCGTCGAGCGATTTTTCGTCGAACGCTAAGATCCAGTCGCTACGCTCGATTTCAATGCGGTCGCCAAGGCCTGGTGTTTCGCGATGCGACAGGGTACGGACGCCGCTAATCGTGCCATCGGTTTTTACGGCTACCAACAGGCTGATATTGCCGCTATAACCGTTAGGTGTTATTACCGTCATGACCGCTGCGACCGGCTCGTCTTTTTTTCGGGCGCGATAAATGATTGTCGGTTTTGTGGTGTCCGGGGTGAGGTCGGTCACTTCGAGCGTATCATTGACGATGTCGTTGTCGTAAAGCGACTCGGGAATCACGGCTTTCAAGTTAGCCAGTAAGGCTTGCCGTTCATTTTCCTGTATTTTGGCTTCGGTTTTATGAAAAGTGAGTGAGGTTAAGCCCAGGCCCAGTAACGAAAATCCGCCCAATATCGCGGCTGCCGATAAAGTTTTTTTAATAATAGCGTTCATGCTTTTTGACCGAAGACGCGAGGCCGCGTGAAATAATCGATTGCCGGTGCCGTTAAGTTACCCAATAAAACCGCGAAAGCCATTGCATCCGGGTAGCCGCCCCAAACACGAATAATATAAACCAACGAGCCGATTAGTAGTCCGTAAATAATTCTGCCATTAACCGATGTGGCTGCGGTCACCGGATCAGTTGCGATAAAAAATGCGCCCAGCATCGTCGCGCCGGCGACTAAATGAAAACTTGGCGCGGCAAACTGATTGTTGTCGATCGCATAACAGATACTCGCGAATAGGCCGAGTCCAAGCAGCAATCCGACCGGAATTTGCCAGCCGATGATTTTACGCCACATGAGCCAGAGCCCGCCAAGCAAATAGCCTCCGGCCACCCATTCCCAGCCTTTTCCTGCGATAAAACCGAAAACGGAATCGGTTTTTATTTCCGGTACCGATCTGCCTAGCCCTAATTGAGTCCTGACGCTATCCAGCGGTGTAGCCATCGTGACTGCATCGAAATTGACGTTATCAGGTAGTTGTTCGAGAAAAATCAATTTAAGCCAGTCGACTTCGTTCAATGCGACCGAGCCGAGTTCGATAGGCGCGAGCCAAGCGGTCATCTGCATTGGAAACGAGACCAATAGTAAGACATAGCCTGCCATCGCCGGATTGAACGGGTTGTAACCTAGTCCTCCATATAAATGTTTGGCGATTACGATCGCGAACAAGATACCTACGACGGTAATCCACCATGGTGCAATAACCGGCAGCGAAATTGCCAGTAGCACGGCGGTTACGACGGCGCTCAAGTCTTTGAGCGTCGAGCCGATCGGTCGGCCGCGTAAGCCCAGAATCGACGCTTCGGCAAGCAGCGCAACGACAACTGCTAGGGCAATGTTGATTAAAACGCCGATGCCGAAAAACCAAGCCATCGCGGCAATTCCGGGAATCAAGGCTAACAAAACTTGCAGCATGACCCGGTCAACACTGTTGATAGGTTGAAGGTGCGGCGACATGACGGTTGAGAATTTCATTTATTCCGCTCCTTCGGTGGCGGTTTCGGCGGCTTTTAATTTGGCCAGGGCTTCTTTTTTGCGGCGAGAACGTTCGGCTCTTTCGGCCTGTTCACGAGCCTTGCGTTCAAGAAGGAAGTCGTGCCGGCGTTTTGCGATTGCCGCTTTTTCAGCCTCTTTGGCCTTGGCGATGGTCTTACTTTTCGCGGCTCGGTAATATTGCACCAAGGGTATCTGGCTCGGACAAACAACCTCGCAACAGCCGCATTCGATACAATCGAATAGGCTAAATTCTTTGCATTTCTCCAAATTGTCGGCACGGCTATGCCAGTAAAGCTGTTGCGGCAGCAAGTCTACCGGGCAGGCTTTCGCGCAATCGCCGCAGCGAATACAAGGTCGGGTTTCTTTACTTGTGGCGACTTCGGATCCGGCAGCGGCCAGAATACAGTTGGTGGCCTTGACGATTGGTATGTCATCCTCGGGTAACGCGAAACCCATCATGGGTCCGCCCATGATCAAACGCTCCACAGAGTCTTGATAGCCGCCGCATTGTTTAATCAAATCGCTGATCGGCGTGCCGATGCGCGCACGCATGTTTTGTTGTTGTTTTACGCCTTGGCCGGTGACGGTCACGACACGCTCGGTTAAAGGTAGGCCGTGGCAAATGGCGTTATACACGGCCGCGGCCGTGCCGACGTTTTGACAAATCACGCCCACATCGGCCGGAATGCCGCCTGACGGCGTTTCTTTGCCGGTGACGACGCGGATTAATTGTTTTTCGCCGCCGGTCGGGTACAGGGCAGGGATTTTCACTGCGGTCAGCCGAAGGTCCCTCGATTGTTCAATGGCGGCCGATAATGCCTCGAATGCTTCGGTCATGTGATCTTCGACGGCGATAATACCATCGCCGACTTGTAGCGCATGCATCAAAATCAGCGCGCCTTGAACGATAGCATCCGGTTCGGTCTGCATCAGGACATTGTCGCAGGTGATATAGGGTTCGCATTCGGCGCCGTTCAATATGAGCGTGTCGATATGGCGTTGCGGTCCCGGGTTTAGTTTGATCGAGGTAGGGAAGGCCGCGCCACCGAGACCGACAATGCCGGCTTGGCGGATTTTAGCGCGCAACGTAGCAGCGGGCTCTAAGCGGTAATCTTCAACGGGCTCCGGCGGCAGTGCTTCATCGCGTCCGTCGGTGTCGATGATGATGCATGGGTCCGATAAGCCGGAGGGGTGAGGTATGATGCGATCCTCAATTGCTTTAACGGTACCCGAGCTTGCTGCATGAAGCGGGGTTGCCAGGAAATGATCGGAATCGGCGATGATTTGGCCGCGTAGCACAATATCGCCAGGAGTGACGGTCACTTTGAGTTGTACGCCGGGCCTTTGTTGCAAAGGATAGATTAGTTGTTTCGGCAACTCAGCATTAACGATCGGTCGGTGTGCCGACAGGTGTTTATGAGCGGGCAGGCGCAAGCCGCCATGAAAGCGCCAGGTTTTAAGCATATTTCTTTACCGGTTCCGGCCATTGCCAGTTGTTAAGGTCTTCGGGTATCGGTTCCATCACGATGCAATCGACCGGGCAGGGGTCGACGCAAAGCTCGCAGCCGGTGCATTCGTCGGCTATCACGGTATGCATCATCTTCGCGGAACCAAGTATCGCATCGACCGGGCAAGCTTGAATACATTTGGTGCAGCCGATGCACAAGTCTTCAATGATGACCGCGACGCTCTTGGGTTTTTCTTCGCCGAATTCGGCGTTGAGCGGTTTCGCTTCGACGCCCAGTAAGTCGGCCAATGCTTCGACGCCGTCTTGTCCGCCCGGCGGGCATTGGTTGATATCGGCATCGCCGGCAGCGATCGCTTCGGCATAAGGACGGCAGCCGGGAAAACTGCATTGCCCGCATTGCGTTTGCGGAAGGATAGCTTCGATTTTATCGACAATCGGATCGCCTTCGACCTTAAAATAGATGGCCGA
It includes:
- the dtd gene encoding D-aminoacyl-tRNA deacylase; the protein is MISVIQRVTRAKVTVRQQDIGVIERGILALVAVEKNDTEKEAERLLERILNYRIFADAEDKMNLSLRNINGGLLLVPQFTLAADTDSGNRPSFSRGASPEHGLALFNYLQKKAADLHTQVQFGQFGADMQVSLVNDGPVTFSLRVSPR
- a CDS encoding thermonuclease family protein, with protein sequence MLYALLKSLVLMLAISAVYAEEIYRWQDENGKFYFSDKRREGAERLTIKPGYSYHRIQYVYDGDTVKLVDGRKIRLLGINTPEVEGRNKNAEAGGEEAKRWLTHALKGKRVRLVHDSEQKDKYGRTLAHLFTEDGLHLNLELVRLGLAALSIFPPNLRYSDELLRAQTEAEKNSRGIWRRPEYRIKPAPSLRAGNHRGWQRISGRVKKIRTTRKYVYLTLGERVDFRIERANLALFPNPSSYVGKEVEIRGWLNRSKKHFSMLIRHPSSVKML
- the tumA gene encoding antitoxin TumA, with protein sequence MRKQTIQYSSPLDALIEIAKRLSILESQHHMESEEFFYRYSRGEMPDDAEFVEWANDYRHYLYLHQELDVKLKHVA
- the tumE gene encoding toxin TumE, encoding MLHDALKTYLDVVEQAILCCDGVYVERYTEEILTPERVNLRIRMRFANGYLLEIHEAVIIVGQRLTHLDYRYHCQDAENRLLFRYDCTPHFPDLSSFPHHKHLPDSVIVSERTEIPSILQEIVQLQE
- a CDS encoding HvfC family RiPP maturation protein — its product is MSVGQHKAKIDFKAKQQEFAAFIRNPDRNPAPDDVAPERMSMYRELFFNNVESFLSSNFPVMKSLLSQESWLGLARDFYSEHRSSTPYFSEIPEEFLDYLQNERKCPDDFSFLLELAHYEWVEMALAIAKEEAPAIIAPAIDLRPAPLYLSPLAWLLAYRFPVHQISTDFIPYEAPEQPSFLIVYRTPDDNVKFMQITPSTYRLLEIVQNSSGITAESCLKQLAGEFQASDTRLFIDQGLKTLRELADKSIIYSD
- a CDS encoding HvfB family MNIO-type RiPP peptide maturase: MNTTQHLVSGVGLGLRRTFLNSIVDTPPASVDFYEIAPENWITIGGKFGRQLRNMTERFDFVCHGLSLSIGSTDPLDETFIKAVKSFMTEHGIKLYSEHLSYCSKDGHLYDLMPIPFTEEAITHTAARIRRVQDILEQKIAIENVSYYAAPGREMDEIDFFTAVVNEADCDILLDINNIYVNSVNHGYDAETFLKAIPAQRIAYAHIAGHYVEADDFLVDTHGAPVIDPVWKLLGKAYELYGIFPTLLERDFNIPPLPELIKETETIAAIQHAWKIQHERRTA
- the nth gene encoding endonuclease III, producing MNQTKRQAIFDRLAAAIPEPTTELTYSSPFELLIAVVLSAQATDKGVNKATAQLFPIANTPESILNLGEAGLKEHIKTIGLFNSKAANIIQLCRQVLEKHNGQVPQTRDELEALPGVGRKTANVILNTAFGYPTIAVDTHIFRVANRTRIAPGKNVLEVERKLDKYVPKAHKKDAHHLLILHGRYTCTARKPKCQDCIIADLCEFKEKSV
- a CDS encoding electron transport complex subunit E; translated protein: MFSEYSKIVKDGLWLNNQAFVALLGLCPLLAVSNTIINGLGLGLATTMTLVVSNTVVSLIRNFVPDEIRLPVFVLVIASVVTMIELAMNAWFFGLYKILGIFIPLIVTNCSIIGRAEAYASKQRADKAFLDGLSMGLGFTFALVTLGSLREIIGSGTLFAKAELMFGEAAKTWQIDVITDYSGMLLAILPPGAFIGLGLLIALKNIIDTKVEQRKPAHIQIPIQAAQEQ
- the rsxG gene encoding electron transport complex subunit RsxG, with the protein product MNAIIKKTLSAAAILGGFSLLGLGLTSLTFHKTEAKIQENERQALLANLKAVIPESLYDNDIVNDTLEVTDLTPDTTKPTIIYRARKKDEPVAAVMTVITPNGYSGNISLLVAVKTDGTISGVRTLSHRETPGLGDRIEIERSDWILAFDEKSLDEPHQSQWDVKRDGGHFDQLTGATITPRAVVGAVKKALLYFKHNQARIFSTTESTPEGGN
- the rsxD gene encoding electron transport complex subunit RsxD → MKFSTVMSPHLQPINSVDRVMLQVLLALIPGIAAMAWFFGIGVLINIALAVVVALLAEASILGLRGRPIGSTLKDLSAVVTAVLLAISLPVIAPWWITVVGILFAIVIAKHLYGGLGYNPFNPAMAGYVLLLVSFPMQMTAWLAPIELGSVALNEVDWLKLIFLEQLPDNVNFDAVTMATPLDSVRTQLGLGRSVPEIKTDSVFGFIAGKGWEWVAGGYLLGGLWLMWRKIIGWQIPVGLLLGLGLFASICYAIDNNQFAAPSFHLVAGATMLGAFFIATDPVTAATSVNGRIIYGLLIGSLVYIIRVWGGYPDAMAFAVLLGNLTAPAIDYFTRPRVFGQKA
- the rsxC gene encoding electron transport complex subunit RsxC — translated: MLKTWRFHGGLRLPAHKHLSAHRPIVNAELPKQLIYPLQQRPGVQLKVTVTPGDIVLRGQIIADSDHFLATPLHAASSGTVKAIEDRIIPHPSGLSDPCIIIDTDGRDEALPPEPVEDYRLEPAATLRAKIRQAGIVGLGGAAFPTSIKLNPGPQRHIDTLILNGAECEPYITCDNVLMQTEPDAIVQGALILMHALQVGDGIIAVEDHMTEAFEALSAAIEQSRDLRLTAVKIPALYPTGGEKQLIRVVTGKETPSGGIPADVGVICQNVGTAAAVYNAICHGLPLTERVVTVTGQGVKQQQNMRARIGTPISDLIKQCGGYQDSVERLIMGGPMMGFALPEDDIPIVKATNCILAAAGSEVATSKETRPCIRCGDCAKACPVDLLPQQLYWHSRADNLEKCKEFSLFDCIECGCCEVVCPSQIPLVQYYRAAKSKTIAKAKEAEKAAIAKRRHDFLLERKAREQAERAERSRRKKEALAKLKAAETATEGAE
- the rsxB gene encoding electron transport complex subunit RsxB, producing MILIICITFAVFGVILGFSAIYFKVEGDPIVDKIEAILPQTQCGQCSFPGCRPYAEAIAAGDADINQCPPGGQDGVEALADLLGVEAKPLNAEFGEEKPKSVAVIIEDLCIGCTKCIQACPVDAILGSAKMMHTVIADECTGCELCVDPCPVDCIVMEPIPEDLNNWQWPEPVKKYA